The following proteins come from a genomic window of Kitasatospora sp. NBC_01246:
- a CDS encoding PRC-barrel domain-containing protein has product MADIREWRGHAVVDEKDHRIGTLESVYVETASDQPFFVTVTVGLPSRRRLVFVPLDGAVVGPGYVRVAFAKGVVKQAPSIGTDDVLPAEDEPAVFAHYALAYTPGAGGERRLARR; this is encoded by the coding sequence ATGGCTGACATCAGGGAGTGGCGCGGCCACGCCGTGGTCGACGAGAAGGACCACCGGATCGGCACGCTGGAGTCGGTGTACGTGGAGACGGCCAGTGACCAGCCGTTCTTCGTGACCGTCACGGTCGGCCTGCCGTCCCGGCGGCGGCTGGTGTTCGTCCCGCTCGACGGCGCCGTGGTCGGGCCCGGCTACGTCCGGGTCGCGTTCGCCAAGGGCGTGGTCAAGCAGGCGCCCTCGATCGGCACCGACGACGTGCTGCCCGCCGAGGACGAACCGGCGGTCTTCGCGCACTACGCACTCGCCTACACCCCCGGCGCCGGCGGTGAGCGGCGGCTGGCCAGGCGCTGA
- a CDS encoding metal-sensitive transcriptional regulator, whose product MQVDEEAVGAVLNRLRRAQGQLAGVIAMIEAGRDCKDVVTQLAAVSRALDRAGFKIVASGMRQCMAAADGDAPPMSEAELEKLFLTLA is encoded by the coding sequence ATGCAGGTGGACGAGGAAGCGGTGGGCGCCGTCCTGAACCGGCTCCGCCGGGCCCAGGGGCAGCTGGCCGGTGTGATCGCGATGATCGAGGCAGGCCGGGACTGCAAGGACGTCGTCACCCAGTTGGCGGCGGTCTCCCGCGCCCTGGACCGTGCCGGATTCAAGATCGTGGCCAGCGGGATGCGCCAGTGCATGGCCGCCGCCGACGGGGATGCCCCGCCGATGAGCGAGGCGGAGCTGGAGAAGCTCTTCCTGACCCTCGCCTGA
- a CDS encoding PP2C family protein-serine/threonine phosphatase: protein MDDIGFGRAMEGLLAASQRIGPGELATAVRDAARAMGLTDALVLLADVRQVQLAPLLPPAAEGTDAPTGPVVVSEVPDLPGSPPHAGAPAPERSPSWVLPLEGSPASRAYCTGVPQSVPAEDGTGRVLWLPIVDGVERIGVLRVDAPPDAAVDIDRCLALASLVGLIVVAKLSFVDDLIDTTRVVPMTLQAELAWAFMPPRTVGTRHVTSTAVLEPAYEIGGDAFDHSFSGSRLRLTVVDAMGHDLASGGSSALAIAACRAVRRAGGGLADIAAVIDRELDRWFPERLLTGVFAELDTSDGRLSWVNRGHPAPLLIRRQRVVPAALERAAELPLGLAGYERMPGTVHEVLLEPGDRVLIHTDGVTEARSAAGELFGEERLTDMIVRAAEAGEAAPEALRRLIHALLERQDHRLTDDATIVLVEWHPAH, encoded by the coding sequence ATGGACGACATCGGCTTCGGCCGGGCGATGGAGGGCCTGCTGGCAGCCTCCCAGCGGATCGGCCCCGGTGAGCTCGCGACGGCCGTCCGGGACGCGGCCCGGGCGATGGGGCTCACCGACGCGCTGGTCCTGCTCGCCGACGTGCGGCAGGTGCAGCTCGCACCGCTGCTGCCTCCGGCGGCGGAGGGCACCGACGCTCCCACCGGGCCGGTCGTCGTGTCCGAGGTGCCCGATCTCCCCGGCTCGCCCCCGCACGCCGGCGCTCCGGCCCCCGAACGGTCGCCGAGCTGGGTGCTCCCGCTGGAGGGGAGCCCGGCGAGCCGGGCCTACTGCACGGGGGTGCCCCAGTCCGTGCCGGCCGAGGACGGGACCGGCCGGGTGCTGTGGCTGCCGATCGTCGACGGTGTCGAGCGGATCGGGGTGCTCCGCGTCGACGCGCCCCCGGACGCGGCCGTCGACATCGACCGCTGCCTGGCCCTGGCCTCGCTGGTGGGCCTGATCGTGGTGGCGAAACTGTCCTTCGTGGATGATCTGATCGACACCACCAGGGTCGTTCCGATGACCCTCCAGGCCGAACTGGCCTGGGCCTTCATGCCACCGCGCACGGTCGGCACCAGGCACGTGACGTCGACCGCGGTGCTGGAGCCCGCCTACGAGATCGGCGGCGACGCGTTCGACCACAGCTTCAGCGGGAGCCGGCTGCGGCTCACCGTCGTCGACGCGATGGGGCACGACCTCGCCTCGGGCGGGTCGTCGGCACTGGCGATCGCGGCCTGCCGGGCCGTCCGCCGAGCCGGGGGCGGGCTCGCGGACATCGCCGCCGTGATCGACCGGGAACTGGACCGGTGGTTCCCGGAGCGGCTGCTCACCGGGGTCTTCGCCGAGCTGGACACCTCGGACGGCAGGCTGAGCTGGGTGAACCGCGGGCACCCCGCGCCACTGCTGATCCGCCGCCAGCGGGTGGTACCGGCCGCGCTCGAACGGGCCGCCGAACTCCCCCTCGGGCTCGCCGGGTACGAGCGGATGCCCGGCACCGTCCACGAGGTCCTGCTGGAGCCGGGCGACCGCGTGCTCATCCACACCGACGGCGTCACCGAAGCACGTTCCGCCGCCGGCGAGCTGTTCGGCGAGGAACGGCTGACGGACATGATCGTCCGGGCCGCGGAGGCCGGGGAGGCCGCTCCGGAGGCACTGCGGCGGCTGATCCACGCATTGCTGGAGCGCCAGGACCACCGGCTCACCGACGACGCCACGATCGTCCTGGTGGAATGGCACCCTGCCCACTGA
- a CDS encoding cryptochrome/photolyase family protein, with the protein MTVSIALLTQDLRLHDNPVLRAAAEAADEVVPLFVLDPEVDAAGFAPPNRMAFLADCLTDLDAALRPLGGRLLLRRGTAATETARLATEVDAVSVHVAAGVSAFAHRREQALRDALGSRLHVHDGVLTVAVPGAVRPAGKDHYAVFTPYFRTWQQAPRRTVHRAPRALRTPEGLASEPVPAVTPDSPGLPPGGERPGRKLWQGYALERYEELHDDLAADGTSRLSPYLHFGCVSAAELVASAERRGGSGAEAFVRQLAWRDFHHQVLAARPEAAHADYRSKGDHWLPDDAESEAWRRGRTGFPLVDAGMRQLAQEGWMHNRARLVTASFLTKTLYKDWRTGAAHFLRLLVDGDLANNQLNWQWVAGTGTDTRPNRVLNPLAQADRLDPDGAYVRRWVPELADLPGRSVHRPWRLDRPPADYPAPIVEPETISARLRQARGLD; encoded by the coding sequence ATGACCGTCTCCATCGCCCTGCTCACCCAGGATCTGCGCCTGCACGACAACCCCGTGCTCCGGGCCGCCGCCGAGGCCGCCGACGAGGTCGTGCCGCTGTTCGTCCTCGACCCCGAGGTCGACGCCGCCGGCTTCGCCCCGCCCAACCGGATGGCCTTCCTCGCCGACTGCCTCACCGACCTCGACGCCGCGCTGCGCCCGCTCGGCGGCAGGCTGCTGCTGCGCCGGGGCACCGCCGCCACCGAGACCGCCCGGCTGGCCACCGAGGTGGACGCCGTCTCGGTCCACGTCGCCGCCGGCGTGAGCGCCTTCGCCCACCGCCGCGAGCAGGCCCTGCGCGACGCCCTCGGCTCCCGTCTGCACGTCCACGACGGCGTGCTGACCGTGGCCGTACCGGGCGCGGTCAGACCCGCCGGCAAGGACCACTACGCCGTGTTCACCCCGTACTTCCGCACCTGGCAGCAGGCCCCGCGCCGGACGGTGCACCGCGCGCCCCGGGCGCTGCGCACGCCCGAGGGCCTCGCGAGCGAGCCCGTCCCGGCCGTCACGCCGGATTCGCCGGGGCTGCCGCCGGGCGGTGAGCGCCCCGGCCGCAAGCTCTGGCAGGGCTACGCCCTTGAGCGGTACGAGGAACTGCACGACGACCTCGCCGCCGACGGCACCTCGCGCCTCTCGCCCTACCTGCACTTCGGCTGCGTCTCCGCGGCCGAGCTGGTGGCGTCCGCCGAACGACGCGGCGGCAGCGGTGCGGAGGCGTTCGTCCGGCAGCTGGCCTGGCGGGACTTCCACCACCAGGTGCTCGCCGCCCGCCCGGAGGCGGCGCACGCCGACTACCGGTCCAAGGGGGACCACTGGCTGCCCGACGACGCGGAGTCCGAGGCCTGGCGCCGGGGCCGCACCGGCTTCCCCCTGGTGGACGCGGGCATGCGCCAACTCGCCCAGGAGGGCTGGATGCACAACCGGGCCCGGCTGGTGACGGCCTCGTTCCTGACCAAGACGCTCTACAAGGACTGGCGGACGGGCGCCGCCCACTTCCTGCGGCTGCTGGTGGACGGTGACTTGGCCAACAACCAGCTCAACTGGCAGTGGGTGGCCGGGACCGGTACGGACACCCGGCCCAACCGGGTGCTCAACCCGCTCGCCCAGGCGGACCGGCTCGACCCGGACGGGGCCTACGTCCGGCGCTGGGTCCCCGAGTTGGCCGACCTGCCCGGTCGCTCCGTGCACCGCCCGTGGCGGCTGGACCGCCCACCGGCCGACTACCCGGCACCGATCGTCGAGCCCGAGACGATCTCCGCCCGGCTCCGCCAAGCCCGCGGCCTCGACTGA
- a CDS encoding SsgA family sporulation/cell division regulator: MPEIVEDVIEACLVGPEPRPVLMGLRYDPADPFALSLGFGAGASLGLEGALSWTAARELFGEGLRKPSGLGDLRVRPWAPGVIAVEFHGDGGCAVLVLSSRDMVHFLRRTYEVVAPGTEHRLLDWPDTVAGLVGETG; the protein is encoded by the coding sequence GTGCCCGAGATCGTCGAGGACGTCATCGAGGCCTGTCTCGTCGGCCCGGAGCCCCGGCCGGTGCTCATGGGGCTCCGCTACGACCCGGCCGACCCGTTCGCGCTGTCGCTCGGTTTCGGGGCCGGTGCCTCGCTCGGACTGGAGGGTGCACTGTCCTGGACGGCGGCCCGCGAGCTGTTCGGGGAGGGGCTGCGCAAGCCGTCCGGTCTGGGGGACCTACGGGTCCGGCCGTGGGCTCCCGGCGTGATCGCCGTCGAGTTCCACGGCGACGGGGGCTGTGCCGTCCTGGTGTTGTCCTCCCGGGACATGGTGCACTTCCTCCGCCGGACGTACGAGGTGGTCGCCCCGGGGACGGAGCACCGGCTGCTCGACTGGCCGGACACGGTGGCGGGCCTGGTGGGGGAGACCGGCTGA
- a CDS encoding ATP-binding protein, whose product MTRGRGTLDDNRSGATLPEAGQRRRLRLAGLPKPVARSRAFTQQALADWAWLAPESGADPDVADDVVLLVAELVANAMMHGGGPLELVLDASAARLRVEVSDGESALPEPRLPHRPGLPGGHGLFIIQRAADRWGAERHEQGKAVWVEIDAARLAPGR is encoded by the coding sequence ATGACGAGGGGCCGGGGCACCCTGGACGACAACCGGTCCGGAGCCACGCTGCCGGAGGCCGGCCAACGCCGGCGGCTGCGGCTGGCCGGCCTGCCCAAGCCGGTGGCCCGTTCGCGTGCCTTCACCCAGCAAGCGCTCGCCGACTGGGCGTGGCTGGCTCCGGAGAGCGGCGCGGACCCGGACGTGGCGGACGATGTCGTGCTGCTGGTGGCCGAGCTGGTGGCCAACGCGATGATGCACGGCGGCGGACCGCTCGAACTCGTACTGGACGCGTCCGCGGCCCGGCTCCGGGTGGAGGTGAGCGACGGCGAGTCCGCGCTCCCCGAGCCCCGCCTGCCGCACCGGCCGGGGCTGCCCGGCGGCCACGGCCTGTTCATCATCCAGCGGGCCGCCGACCGCTGGGGCGCCGAGCGCCACGAGCAGGGCAAGGCGGTCTGGGTCGAGATCGACGCCGCCCGGCTCGCTCCCGGGCGCTGA
- a CDS encoding STAS domain-containing protein: MPVEDEQYRITAAASTLPHALTVDIRRADAEAAVCAVAGDLDIDSLLPAERALTSLVDEGTPLVVVDLEGVGFCDSSGLNLLLKTRLAASAAGVEFRLAAVATPVARVLELTGAGAVFSIHDSVGAALVR; the protein is encoded by the coding sequence ATGCCAGTCGAGGACGAGCAGTACCGGATCACGGCGGCGGCGAGCACTCTGCCGCACGCGCTGACCGTGGACATAAGGCGGGCCGACGCCGAGGCGGCGGTCTGCGCGGTGGCGGGTGATCTCGACATCGACAGCCTCCTGCCCGCCGAGCGGGCGCTGACCTCCCTGGTCGACGAGGGCACCCCCCTGGTCGTGGTCGATCTGGAGGGCGTCGGCTTCTGCGACTCCTCCGGCCTGAACCTGTTGTTGAAGACCCGCCTGGCCGCCTCCGCCGCCGGGGTGGAGTTCCGCCTCGCGGCCGTGGCCACGCCGGTCGCCCGCGTCCTGGAACTGACCGGCGCCGGCGCCGTGTTCTCCATCCATGACTCGGTCGGCGCGGCGCTCGTCCGTTGA
- a CDS encoding SigB/SigF/SigG family RNA polymerase sigma factor yields the protein MAPSSDALLTPVFPVQGQARPSAGPLGATSGTPGLSGLSTTTEITELPELPEIAEPSEVSPADARELTRTLLARLDALEEGTREYSYVRATLIELNISLVRYAARRFNSSREPQEDLVQAGIVGLIKAIDRFDSRHGVEFTTFAVPTVLGEIRRHFRDTTWAVHVPRRLQELRLTLARAQEQLTQRLDRAPTVAELAEHLSLTPEEVTEGLTAANGHTVGSLDLGSESTDDDSRGSLADRLGMEDGRLEKIESLVALKPLIAALPERDRQILSMRFTEELTQSEIGARLGVSQMHVSRLLSRILGRLRAGLDQD from the coding sequence ATGGCTCCGTCCAGTGATGCTCTCCTCACCCCCGTGTTCCCCGTTCAGGGCCAGGCCCGGCCGAGCGCCGGGCCTTTGGGAGCCACCTCCGGAACGCCCGGTCTCTCCGGCCTCTCGACGACCACGGAGATCACCGAGCTTCCCGAGCTCCCCGAGATCGCCGAACCGAGCGAGGTCTCCCCCGCCGACGCGCGTGAACTGACCCGGACCCTGCTGGCCCGGCTCGACGCACTGGAGGAGGGCACCCGGGAGTACTCCTATGTGCGGGCCACGCTGATCGAGCTGAACATCTCCCTGGTCCGCTACGCCGCCCGGCGCTTCAATTCCAGCCGCGAGCCGCAGGAGGACCTGGTCCAGGCGGGCATCGTCGGCCTGATCAAGGCGATCGACCGCTTCGACTCCCGGCACGGTGTGGAGTTCACCACGTTCGCGGTGCCGACGGTGCTCGGGGAGATCCGCCGCCACTTCCGTGACACCACCTGGGCGGTCCACGTGCCGCGCCGCCTCCAGGAGCTGCGGCTGACCCTGGCCAGGGCCCAGGAGCAGCTCACCCAGCGGCTCGACCGCGCCCCGACCGTCGCCGAGCTGGCCGAGCACCTGTCGCTCACCCCGGAGGAGGTGACCGAGGGGCTGACCGCCGCCAACGGCCACACTGTGGGGTCGCTCGACCTGGGCTCCGAGTCCACCGACGACGACTCCCGGGGCTCCCTGGCCGACCGGCTCGGCATGGAGGACGGCCGGCTGGAGAAGATCGAGAGCCTGGTCGCCCTGAAGCCCCTGATCGCCGCGCTGCCCGAGCGCGACCGGCAGATCCTCTCGATGCGCTTCACCGAAGAGCTCACGCAGTCCGAGATCGGCGCCCGGCTGGGCGTCTCCCAGATGCACGTCTCCCGGCTGCTCAGCCGGATTCTCGGCCGGCTCCGCGCCGGTCTGGACCAGGACTGA